In Corallococcus macrosporus, the following are encoded in one genomic region:
- a CDS encoding outer membrane lipoprotein carrier protein LolA, translated as MKPFLVLMLSLLSVSAHAADLVKDVRARLVDAPLVRGQFEQKKSVAGFKKPLVSKGDFLLARDQGVLWNTRTPFASTLTLTRKSLSAEQGAGGAAYHLDSTKEPALAAVNELLFALLSGDVASLQKRFKVEGALVGTAGWKLELTPTDAGLARVFKHIRLEGDGYVRQVQLDETRGDSSVITFEQLAQTPPPDATEAERLGK; from the coding sequence ATGAAGCCCTTCCTCGTGTTGATGCTGTCGCTCCTGTCCGTCAGCGCCCACGCCGCGGACCTGGTGAAGGACGTGCGCGCGCGGCTGGTGGACGCGCCGCTGGTGCGCGGCCAGTTCGAACAGAAGAAGAGCGTGGCGGGCTTCAAGAAGCCGCTCGTGTCCAAGGGGGACTTCCTCCTCGCGCGCGACCAGGGCGTGCTGTGGAACACGCGCACGCCGTTCGCCTCCACCCTGACGCTCACGCGCAAGTCGCTGAGCGCCGAGCAGGGCGCGGGCGGCGCGGCGTACCACCTGGACTCCACCAAGGAGCCCGCGCTGGCGGCGGTGAACGAACTGCTCTTCGCGCTGCTGTCCGGCGACGTCGCGTCGCTCCAGAAGCGCTTCAAGGTGGAGGGCGCGCTCGTGGGCACCGCCGGCTGGAAGCTGGAGCTGACGCCCACGGACGCGGGGCTCGCGCGCGTCTTCAAGCACATCCGGCTGGAGGGTGACGGGTACGTGCGCCAGGTGCAGTTGGACGAGACGCGTGGCGACAGCAGCGTCATCACGTTCGAGCAGCTGGCACAGACGCCTCCCCCCGACGCCACGGAAGCGGAACGCCTTGGCAAATAA
- a CDS encoding acyltransferase: protein MKSRHWAEMGETTFVAGIWLLYWIHRLLGRWPFRVCLYPVVLVNWLRRPALRQASREYLERMQAATGALGHAPRWRDSVRHVLMFAETMLDKLLAVSGRYRFESVRTEGREEFYQVATSGRGGVIVTAHMGCLELCRTMAERRGEVKLNILVHTLHAEQFNRLLKRLNPENDFRLMEVTDMGPATAVALNERVEAGEFVVIAGDRIPVNSAQTVRVDFLGHPAPFPVGPYVLAALLKCPLYLLGCIHEGDGYTIHFERLFERVVLPRGKREAALTECAQHYAGRVTALLKRAPYDWFNFFPFWDQVHVSAKPPTF from the coding sequence ATGAAGTCCCGCCACTGGGCGGAGATGGGGGAGACCACCTTCGTCGCTGGCATCTGGCTCCTGTACTGGATCCACCGGCTGCTGGGCCGCTGGCCGTTCCGCGTCTGCCTCTACCCGGTGGTGCTGGTGAACTGGCTCCGGCGCCCGGCGCTGCGTCAGGCGTCGCGCGAATACCTGGAGCGGATGCAGGCCGCGACGGGGGCCCTGGGGCACGCGCCCCGCTGGCGCGACAGCGTGCGCCACGTGCTGATGTTCGCGGAGACCATGCTGGACAAGCTGCTCGCGGTGAGCGGGCGCTACCGCTTCGAGAGCGTCCGCACCGAGGGCCGCGAGGAGTTCTACCAGGTTGCGACGTCCGGCCGGGGCGGCGTCATCGTCACCGCGCACATGGGCTGCCTGGAGCTGTGCCGCACCATGGCGGAGCGCCGGGGCGAGGTGAAGCTCAACATCCTGGTGCACACGCTGCACGCGGAGCAGTTCAACCGCCTGCTCAAGCGCCTCAACCCGGAGAACGACTTCCGCCTGATGGAAGTCACCGACATGGGCCCCGCCACCGCCGTCGCGCTGAACGAGCGCGTGGAGGCGGGCGAGTTCGTGGTCATCGCGGGGGACCGCATCCCGGTGAATTCCGCGCAGACCGTGCGCGTCGACTTCCTCGGCCACCCGGCGCCATTTCCGGTGGGCCCGTACGTGCTGGCGGCGCTGCTCAAGTGTCCGCTCTACCTGCTGGGCTGCATCCATGAGGGCGACGGTTACACCATCCACTTCGAGCGCCTCTTCGAGCGCGTCGTGCTGCCCCGGGGCAAGCGCGAGGCAGCGCTCACTGAATGTGCCCAGCACTACGCGGGCCGGGTGACGGCGCTGCTGAAGCGCGCCCCCTACGACTGGTTCAACTTCTTTCCCTTCTGGGATCAGGTGCATGTCTCCGCGAAGCCCCCAACTTTCTGA
- a CDS encoding MMPL family transporter, which produces MANKLAILWALVVLAVGVHQVQFWRSARLDTDVLALLPEDEQAPEVDAATRKLADDAGRQVVLLVGAKDWPSAQRAADEASHVLSESSDLLEPAVVDTSALEQAVDFYRPYRDRLLTPAQRQWLSRATPEELGGTALMKLYQPAGARLTDWNADPLGLWQDWWQARAAETSARPRDGRLWLSGEGREWVLLTWKSKVSAFALGDGSRVTAAVERARAKVEAAVPGGRLVAAGVPLYAEAAAAQASWEMSTIGFGSLAAVLLLVWLTFRSLRPILLVGVSLTLGCAVALTVTALVFERVHLLTLVFGSSLVGVAEDYGFHYFAARQGKAPSERGPVMRSLLPGMVLALVTSVVAYLALGVAPFPGLRQMAVFSAAGLTAAFLTVVCWFPSLDTGALPVTSFSERFSASITRWPRVASTPAWWLSGAVLTVLVAVGIWKLEPRDDLRQLQGAPPNLIADQRELGRLLGLPSPAQFFLVQGDSDEQVLAREALLKTKLDALVAQKVFAGYRAVSDWLPSEAQQREDAALSARAEGQAVAAVSASTGEAPERAAFSPEPLTPSRFLSGPAAGAIRQQWLGTLGKAQYSVLMLRGLNDPKVLPRLEEVAHGLEGIRWVDKTAEISGLLSRYRRIMGGLIVAGYIAVLLTLVARFGRQAWRAWIPSVLGTLLTLAIFGWVGAPLQLFTVLGLVLLLGMGVDYGIFLLEHPGDGSAWLAVALAGVSTLLSFGLLGLSATPALRSFGLAMLLGEVTIWILTPCFRLPPQKSHT; this is translated from the coding sequence TTGGCAAATAAGCTGGCCATCCTCTGGGCGCTGGTGGTGCTCGCCGTGGGCGTGCACCAGGTGCAGTTCTGGCGCTCGGCGCGCCTGGACACCGACGTGCTCGCGCTCCTGCCGGAGGACGAGCAGGCGCCGGAGGTGGACGCCGCCACGCGCAAGCTGGCGGACGATGCCGGACGGCAGGTGGTGCTGCTGGTGGGCGCGAAGGACTGGCCCTCCGCTCAGCGCGCCGCGGATGAAGCGAGCCACGTGCTGTCGGAGTCCTCGGACCTGCTGGAGCCGGCGGTGGTGGACACCTCCGCGCTGGAGCAGGCGGTGGACTTCTACCGCCCGTACAGAGACAGGCTGCTCACGCCCGCGCAGCGCCAGTGGCTCTCACGCGCGACGCCGGAGGAACTGGGCGGCACGGCGCTGATGAAGCTGTACCAGCCCGCGGGCGCGCGGCTGACGGACTGGAACGCGGATCCGCTGGGCCTGTGGCAGGACTGGTGGCAGGCCCGCGCGGCGGAGACGTCCGCCCGTCCCCGCGACGGCCGGCTGTGGCTGTCCGGCGAGGGCCGCGAGTGGGTGCTCCTCACGTGGAAGAGCAAGGTGTCCGCCTTCGCGCTGGGGGACGGCTCGCGCGTCACCGCCGCGGTGGAGCGGGCGCGGGCGAAGGTGGAGGCCGCGGTGCCCGGCGGGCGGCTCGTCGCCGCGGGCGTGCCGCTGTACGCGGAGGCCGCCGCGGCGCAGGCGAGCTGGGAGATGTCCACCATCGGCTTCGGGTCGCTGGCGGCGGTGCTCCTCCTCGTCTGGCTCACCTTCCGCTCGCTGCGGCCCATCCTCCTCGTGGGCGTGTCGCTCACGCTGGGCTGCGCGGTGGCGCTCACCGTCACCGCGCTCGTCTTCGAGCGGGTGCACCTGCTCACGCTCGTCTTCGGCTCCAGCCTGGTCGGCGTGGCGGAGGACTACGGCTTCCACTACTTCGCCGCGCGCCAGGGCAAGGCCCCGTCGGAGCGCGGGCCGGTGATGCGCTCGCTGTTGCCGGGCATGGTGCTCGCGCTCGTCACCAGCGTGGTGGCGTACCTGGCGCTGGGCGTCGCGCCCTTCCCGGGCCTGCGGCAGATGGCGGTGTTCTCCGCCGCCGGCCTCACCGCCGCGTTCCTCACCGTGGTGTGCTGGTTCCCGTCGCTGGACACGGGCGCCCTGCCCGTCACGTCGTTCTCCGAGCGCTTCTCCGCGTCCATCACCCGCTGGCCGCGCGTCGCGTCCACCCCGGCCTGGTGGCTCTCCGGCGCGGTCCTGACGGTGCTGGTGGCCGTGGGCATCTGGAAGCTGGAGCCCCGCGACGACCTGCGCCAGTTGCAGGGCGCGCCTCCCAACCTCATCGCGGATCAGCGCGAGCTGGGGCGCCTGCTGGGGCTGCCCAGCCCGGCGCAGTTCTTCCTCGTGCAGGGCGACAGCGACGAGCAGGTGCTCGCGCGCGAGGCCCTGCTCAAGACGAAGCTGGACGCGCTCGTCGCCCAGAAGGTGTTCGCGGGCTACCGCGCCGTGTCCGACTGGCTCCCGTCCGAGGCGCAGCAGCGCGAGGACGCCGCCCTGAGCGCCCGCGCGGAGGGACAGGCGGTCGCCGCCGTCAGCGCCTCCACCGGTGAGGCCCCCGAGCGCGCCGCGTTTTCCCCTGAACCGCTCACGCCCTCGCGCTTCCTGTCGGGCCCCGCCGCGGGCGCCATCCGGCAGCAGTGGCTGGGGACGCTGGGCAAGGCGCAGTACAGCGTCCTCATGCTGCGCGGCCTCAACGACCCCAAGGTGCTGCCCCGGCTGGAAGAGGTGGCGCACGGCCTGGAGGGCATCCGCTGGGTGGACAAGACGGCGGAGATTTCAGGCCTGCTCAGCCGCTACCGCCGCATCATGGGCGGGCTCATCGTCGCGGGGTACATCGCGGTGCTGCTCACCCTGGTGGCGCGCTTCGGGCGCCAGGCGTGGCGCGCGTGGATTCCGTCCGTGCTGGGCACGCTCCTGACGCTCGCCATCTTCGGCTGGGTGGGCGCGCCGCTGCAGCTCTTCACCGTGCTCGGGCTGGTGCTGCTGCTGGGCATGGGCGTGGACTACGGCATCTTCCTGCTGGAGCACCCCGGTGACGGCTCCGCGTGGCTCGCGGTGGCGCTGGCCGGCGTGAGCACGCTCCTGTCCTTCGGGCTCCTGGGCCTGTCCGCCACGCCCGCGCTGCGCTCCTTCGGCCTCGCCATGCTGCTGGGCGAGGTCACCATCTGGATCCTCACCCCCTGTTTCCGACTTCCACCCCAGAAGAGCCACACATGA
- a CDS encoding HAL/PAL/TAL family ammonia-lyase translates to MSPRSPQLSDTPVRFDGTRLTLEDVGALSRRERPAELGTAPAFRQRIAKGAAFLDRLLAEDGVIYGVTTGYGDSVTVSIPPALVAELPHHLYTYHGIGAGRFLTPEETRAVLATRLASLSQGFSGVGVPLLTQLELLLKHDVLPMIPAEGSVGASGDLTPLSYVAAVLCGERDVWHRGERKPAAQVLKELGIAPLKLRPKEGLAIMNGTAVMTALACLAWERAEYLSRLATRLTAFNVLASAGNAHHFDETLFAAKPHAGQQRVAARLRADLVSDRPPRNEQRLQDRYSLRCAPHVIGVLEDALPYFRTLIENELNSANDNPLIDPDGERVLHGGHFYGGHIAFAMDGLKNAVANVADLLDRQLALLVDPRFNHGLPANLSASTGARAAINHGLKAAQISVSAWTAEALKQTMPASVFSRSTECHNQDKVSMGTIAARDCLRVLELTEQVAAAMLIAARQGVTLRQRLDADAKPGPALAAMQADLEARIPLLVEDRALDGELQGLLTAIRRREWRLHEA, encoded by the coding sequence ATGTCTCCGCGAAGCCCCCAACTTTCTGACACCCCGGTCCGCTTCGACGGCACCCGGCTGACGCTCGAGGACGTGGGCGCGCTGTCGCGCCGCGAGCGCCCGGCGGAGCTGGGCACGGCCCCGGCCTTCCGCCAGCGCATCGCCAAGGGCGCCGCGTTCCTGGACCGCCTGCTGGCGGAGGACGGCGTCATCTACGGCGTCACCACCGGCTACGGCGACTCCGTGACGGTGTCCATCCCGCCCGCGCTGGTGGCGGAGCTGCCGCACCACCTCTACACGTACCACGGCATCGGTGCGGGCCGGTTCCTCACGCCCGAGGAGACGCGCGCGGTGCTGGCCACGCGGCTGGCGTCGCTGTCGCAGGGCTTCTCCGGCGTGGGCGTGCCGCTGCTCACCCAACTGGAGCTGCTGCTCAAGCACGACGTGCTCCCCATGATTCCCGCGGAGGGGTCCGTGGGCGCGTCCGGCGACCTGACGCCCCTGTCCTACGTGGCGGCGGTGCTCTGCGGCGAGCGCGACGTGTGGCACCGGGGCGAGCGCAAGCCCGCGGCGCAGGTGCTGAAGGAACTGGGCATCGCTCCCCTCAAGCTGCGGCCGAAGGAAGGCCTGGCCATCATGAACGGCACCGCCGTGATGACGGCCCTGGCGTGCCTGGCGTGGGAGCGTGCGGAGTACCTGTCCCGGCTCGCCACGCGGCTCACGGCGTTCAACGTGCTGGCGAGCGCCGGCAACGCGCACCACTTCGACGAGACGCTCTTCGCGGCGAAGCCCCACGCCGGCCAGCAGCGCGTCGCGGCCCGGCTGCGCGCGGACCTCGTGTCGGACCGGCCGCCGCGCAACGAGCAGCGGCTCCAGGACCGGTACTCGCTGCGCTGCGCGCCGCACGTCATCGGCGTGCTCGAGGACGCGCTGCCCTATTTCCGCACGCTCATCGAGAACGAGCTGAACAGCGCCAACGACAACCCGCTCATCGACCCCGACGGAGAGCGGGTGCTGCACGGCGGCCACTTCTACGGCGGCCACATCGCCTTCGCCATGGACGGGCTGAAGAACGCGGTGGCCAACGTGGCGGACCTGCTGGACCGTCAGCTCGCGCTGCTGGTGGACCCGCGCTTCAACCACGGGCTGCCCGCGAACCTCTCCGCGTCCACGGGTGCCCGCGCGGCCATCAACCACGGCCTCAAGGCGGCGCAGATCAGCGTCTCCGCGTGGACCGCCGAGGCGCTGAAGCAGACCATGCCCGCGTCCGTCTTCTCCCGCTCCACCGAGTGCCACAACCAGGACAAGGTGAGCATGGGCACCATCGCCGCGCGCGACTGCCTGCGCGTGCTGGAGCTGACGGAGCAGGTGGCCGCGGCCATGCTCATCGCCGCGCGCCAGGGCGTCACCCTGCGCCAGCGGCTGGACGCGGACGCGAAGCCCGGCCCCGCCCTGGCCGCGATGCAGGCGGACCTGGAGGCGCGCATCCCCCTGCTGGTGGAGGACCGCGCGCTGGACGGCGAGCTGCAGGGCCTGCTCACGGCCATCCGCCGCCGGGAGTGGAGGCTGCATGAAGCCTGA
- a CDS encoding glycosyltransferase family 2 protein, producing the protein MKVCAVIPVYNHGEAVGAVVKAVREHGLPCVLVDDGSEPGCAAVLDGLAREDSEHVAVVRLPQNEGKGGAMMAGLRSALERGYSHALQIDADGQHNANDIPRFLALAKAQPDTLVCGTPVYDESVPKGRLYGRYATHIWVWINTLSFAIRDSMCGFRVYPLKPTVALIDSVKIGKRMDFDVEVLVRLFWRGMHILNQPTQVRYPTDGISHFDVLWDNVRISGMHARLFFGMLGRLPVLLWRKVAK; encoded by the coding sequence ATGAAGGTCTGCGCGGTGATTCCGGTCTACAACCACGGCGAGGCCGTGGGCGCGGTGGTGAAGGCGGTTCGCGAGCACGGGCTGCCCTGCGTGCTGGTGGATGACGGCAGCGAGCCCGGCTGCGCGGCGGTGCTGGACGGCCTGGCGCGCGAGGACAGCGAGCACGTCGCCGTGGTCCGCCTGCCCCAGAACGAGGGCAAGGGCGGCGCGATGATGGCGGGCCTGCGCTCGGCGCTGGAGCGGGGCTACAGCCACGCGCTGCAAATCGACGCGGACGGCCAGCACAACGCCAACGACATCCCGCGCTTCCTGGCGCTGGCGAAGGCACAGCCGGACACGCTGGTGTGCGGCACCCCCGTCTACGACGAGTCCGTGCCCAAGGGCCGGCTGTACGGCCGCTACGCCACGCACATCTGGGTGTGGATCAACACGCTGTCCTTCGCCATCCGCGACTCCATGTGCGGCTTCCGCGTGTATCCGCTCAAGCCCACCGTGGCGCTCATCGACTCGGTGAAGATTGGCAAGCGAATGGACTTCGACGTGGAGGTGCTGGTGCGCCTGTTCTGGCGCGGCATGCACATCCTCAATCAGCCCACCCAGGTGCGCTACCCCACCGACGGCATCTCCCACTTCGACGTGCTCTGGGACAACGTGCGCATCTCCGGCATGCACGCCCGGCTCTTCTTCGGGATGCTGGGGCGGCTGCCGGTGCTCCTCTGGCGGAAGGTGGCGAAATGA
- a CDS encoding acyl-CoA thioesterase — protein MKPDLSCELLIDPAFHDLDMMEIVWHGHYVKYLELARAVILRKHDYDWPQMRESGYGWPVVEMKLKYVSPIRYKQRIIVRAEITEWENRLRFDYLLRDADTGRKVNQAHTIQVAVSLKTGEMEYVCPEVLWQKLGVRPE, from the coding sequence ATGAAGCCTGACCTGAGCTGCGAGCTGCTGATTGACCCGGCGTTCCACGACCTCGACATGATGGAGATCGTCTGGCACGGCCACTACGTGAAGTACCTGGAGCTGGCGCGCGCCGTCATCCTGCGCAAGCACGACTACGACTGGCCGCAGATGCGCGAGTCCGGCTACGGCTGGCCCGTGGTGGAGATGAAGCTCAAGTACGTCTCCCCCATCCGCTACAAGCAGCGCATCATCGTGCGCGCCGAAATCACCGAGTGGGAGAACCGGCTGCGCTTCGACTACCTGCTGCGCGACGCGGACACCGGCCGCAAGGTGAACCAGGCCCACACCATCCAGGTCGCCGTGTCGTTGAAGACAGGTGAGATGGAATACGTCTGTCCGGAAGTCCTCTGGCAGAAGCTGGGAGTGAGGCCGGAATGA
- a CDS encoding AMP-binding protein gives MAEPLALEHLLAHGRPSRYPVARCEDGMRDFGAFRARVAGWRAAFAAHGGQRFALFSEDTFDFATALLGAWHAGACVYLPADARPATLDALKAHVDGFAGRAPQAMTALTPLADGDESALALQPLPPSLAALVVYTSGSSGEPTAIPKRLSQLSTEVATLGALFDADVGDVPVLATVSHQHIYGLLFRVLWPLTSGRPFDANALPYPEDILAALQTGPGLLVASPAHLKRLPPTLDWAAVRGNLRGLFSSGGPLTPEALESCRDLLGRAPVEVYGSSETGGVAWRRRDTDDTASWRTMPGVEVRADEDALRVRSPHLPSDDWFTTEDRARPVPGGFELLGRRDRLLKLEEKRVSLSAMERTLVAGGLLREARVLPLTEGHRVILAVVGVPDADGWRLQEAGGRRSLSQALREKLAPHFESSALPRRFRYLEAMPVNSQGKSTEAALAALFDPKRPPFRVLERSAERALLEVEVPANSPYFDGHFPGSPILPGVVQLEWALLLGREHFALPPDFLRLETLKFQQVIAPGTKLTVELTWAKESGRLGFKLTSAAGSHASGRIVLGGQAG, from the coding sequence ATGGCTGAGCCGCTCGCGCTCGAACACCTCCTCGCCCACGGCCGTCCTTCCCGGTACCCCGTGGCGCGGTGCGAGGACGGCATGCGGGACTTCGGTGCGTTCCGCGCCCGGGTCGCCGGCTGGCGCGCGGCCTTCGCGGCGCACGGCGGCCAGCGCTTCGCCCTCTTCAGCGAGGACACCTTCGACTTCGCCACCGCGCTGCTGGGCGCGTGGCACGCGGGCGCGTGCGTCTACCTGCCCGCGGACGCGCGCCCCGCCACGCTGGACGCGCTGAAGGCCCACGTGGACGGCTTCGCCGGCCGGGCACCCCAAGCCATGACGGCCCTGACGCCGCTCGCGGATGGCGATGAGAGCGCCCTCGCGCTCCAGCCGCTCCCGCCCTCGCTGGCCGCGCTGGTGGTCTACACGTCGGGCTCCAGCGGGGAGCCCACCGCCATCCCCAAGCGCCTGTCGCAGCTGTCCACCGAGGTGGCCACGCTGGGCGCGCTGTTCGACGCGGACGTGGGGGACGTGCCGGTGCTGGCCACCGTGTCGCACCAGCACATCTACGGCCTGCTGTTCCGGGTGCTGTGGCCGCTGACGTCGGGCCGTCCGTTCGACGCGAACGCCCTGCCCTATCCGGAGGACATCCTGGCCGCGCTCCAGACCGGGCCGGGCCTGCTGGTGGCCAGCCCCGCGCACCTGAAGCGGCTGCCGCCGACGCTGGACTGGGCCGCCGTGCGCGGGAACCTGCGCGGGCTGTTCTCCTCCGGTGGGCCGCTCACCCCCGAAGCGCTGGAGTCCTGCCGAGACCTGCTGGGCCGCGCGCCGGTGGAGGTCTACGGCAGCTCGGAGACAGGCGGCGTCGCGTGGCGCCGGCGCGACACGGACGACACCGCGTCGTGGCGCACGATGCCGGGCGTGGAGGTCCGCGCCGACGAGGACGCCCTCCGCGTCCGCTCACCGCACCTGCCCTCGGACGACTGGTTCACCACGGAGGACCGCGCGCGGCCCGTGCCCGGCGGCTTCGAGCTGCTGGGACGCCGCGACCGGCTGCTCAAGCTGGAGGAGAAGCGCGTGTCGCTCTCCGCCATGGAGCGGACGCTGGTGGCCGGAGGGCTCCTGCGCGAGGCGCGCGTGCTGCCGCTCACGGAGGGGCACCGGGTCATCCTGGCCGTCGTGGGCGTGCCGGACGCGGATGGCTGGCGGCTCCAGGAGGCGGGGGGCAGGCGCTCCCTGAGCCAGGCGCTGCGCGAGAAGCTGGCCCCGCATTTCGAGTCCAGTGCCTTGCCGCGCCGGTTCCGGTATCTGGAGGCCATGCCGGTCAACTCCCAGGGCAAATCCACCGAGGCGGCGCTCGCCGCGCTCTTCGACCCGAAGCGTCCCCCGTTCCGCGTGCTGGAGCGCTCCGCCGAACGCGCGCTGCTCGAAGTGGAGGTCCCCGCGAACTCGCCGTACTTCGACGGGCACTTCCCGGGCTCGCCCATCCTGCCCGGCGTCGTGCAGTTGGAGTGGGCGCTCCTCCTGGGACGCGAGCACTTCGCGCTGCCGCCGGACTTCCTGCGGCTGGAGACGCTGAAGTTCCAGCAGGTCATTGCCCCCGGCACGAAGCTGACGGTGGAGCTCACCTGGGCGAAGGAGTCCGGGCGGCTGGGGTTCAAGTTGACGTCGGCCGCGGGCTCGCACGCCAGCGGCCGCATCGTGTTGGGGGGACAGGCGGGATGA